One window of the Candidatus Chryseobacterium colombiense genome contains the following:
- a CDS encoding glycoside hydrolase family 3 C-terminal domain-containing protein has product MKKLLLNISVFFCALSSAQNFKYPFQNPKLPVEQRIENLLGLLTVDEKIGMMMDNSKAVPRLDIPGYGWWNEALHGVARAGTATVFPQAIGMAATWDVPEHLKTFEMISDEARAKYNKSFDESQKTGRYEGLTFWTPNINIFRDPRWGRGQETYGEDPYLTSVLGVAAVKGLQGNDPKYFKTHACAKHFAVHSGPEWNRHSYNAEVSKRDLYETYLPAFKALVLEGNVREVMCAYNAFDGQPCCANNTLLTEILRGKWNYDGMVVSDCWALADFYQKQYHGTHPDEKTTAADALKHSTDLECGDTYNNLNKSLASGLITEKDLDISMRRILKGWFELGMLDPKSSVHWNSIPYSVVDSEEHKKQALKMAQKSIVLMKNENNVLPLNKNIKKIAVVGPNADDGLMQLGNYNGTPSSIVTILDGIKTKFPNAEIIYEKGTEVADPSSRTSLYQNFLSQKSGEKGMKVTFFNNNEFKGTPANVSVNKSGINYNSFGGTQLAPNVGRENTSAIIFGVFKSPYTGDVILSPSTSDIYTLFVDGKEIGTRKGPDARHPSEFPVKMEKGKEYLIELRHTQKGKYVSITFDVYRKDPVNFAAVREKVKDADVIIFAGGLSPSLEGEEMMVNAEGFKGGDKTSIDLPKVQRELLAELRKTGKPVVFVLCTGSSLGLAQDEKNYDALITAWYGGQSGGTAVADVLAGDYNPSGRLPITFYKNLEQLDNNLSKTSKHQGFENYDMVGRTYRYMTEKPLYAFGHGLSYSKFNYGDAKLKKNAINANENLMITVPVTNNSEREGEEVIEVYVKRNNDPLAPVKTLRAFERVLIKSKETKNIQLTISKDSFKFYDEKVDDLAPKAGNYTIFYGGTSDESGLKSFQLKVN; this is encoded by the coding sequence ATGAAAAAACTTCTATTAAATATATCAGTTTTCTTCTGTGCACTTTCTTCGGCGCAGAATTTTAAATACCCTTTCCAAAACCCTAAACTTCCTGTTGAACAAAGAATCGAAAATCTTCTCGGATTATTAACGGTAGATGAAAAAATCGGAATGATGATGGACAATTCAAAAGCAGTTCCTAGATTAGATATTCCTGGTTACGGTTGGTGGAACGAAGCGCTTCACGGTGTTGCAAGGGCAGGAACAGCAACGGTTTTTCCTCAAGCGATAGGAATGGCAGCAACCTGGGACGTTCCCGAACATCTCAAAACTTTTGAAATGATTTCCGACGAAGCCAGAGCAAAATACAACAAATCTTTTGACGAATCTCAGAAAACAGGTCGCTACGAAGGTTTGACTTTCTGGACGCCGAATATCAATATTTTCCGCGATCCGAGATGGGGAAGAGGTCAGGAAACCTATGGCGAAGATCCTTATTTGACATCAGTTTTAGGCGTTGCTGCCGTAAAAGGCTTGCAGGGAAATGATCCGAAATATTTCAAAACCCACGCTTGCGCCAAACACTTCGCCGTTCACAGCGGGCCGGAATGGAACCGTCATTCCTACAACGCCGAAGTTTCAAAACGAGATTTGTACGAAACCTATCTTCCTGCTTTCAAAGCATTGGTTTTGGAAGGAAATGTAAGGGAAGTGATGTGCGCTTACAATGCATTCGACGGTCAGCCTTGCTGCGCCAACAATACTTTATTAACCGAAATTCTTCGCGGAAAATGGAACTACGATGGAATGGTTGTTTCCGATTGCTGGGCTTTGGCAGATTTCTACCAGAAACAATACCACGGAACACATCCTGACGAAAAAACTACTGCCGCGGATGCCCTGAAACATTCTACAGATTTAGAGTGTGGCGATACGTATAATAATTTAAACAAATCTCTCGCAAGCGGTTTAATCACCGAAAAAGACCTCGATATTTCGATGCGAAGAATTCTGAAAGGTTGGTTTGAATTGGGAATGCTAGACCCAAAATCTTCCGTTCACTGGAATTCAATTCCATATTCAGTTGTGGATTCTGAAGAGCATAAAAAGCAGGCTTTAAAAATGGCTCAGAAATCTATTGTTCTGATGAAAAATGAGAATAATGTTTTGCCTTTAAATAAAAATATCAAAAAAATCGCTGTTGTCGGTCCAAACGCCGATGACGGATTGATGCAGTTGGGAAACTATAACGGAACACCTTCTTCCATTGTAACGATTTTGGACGGAATCAAAACCAAATTTCCAAACGCAGAAATCATTTATGAAAAAGGAACTGAAGTTGCCGATCCATCTTCCAGAACTTCGCTTTACCAAAACTTTTTAAGCCAGAAAAGCGGAGAAAAAGGAATGAAAGTCACGTTTTTCAACAATAATGAATTCAAAGGAACTCCGGCTAATGTTTCTGTAAATAAAAGCGGAATCAACTACAACAGCTTTGGCGGAACACAGCTTGCCCCGAACGTGGGAAGAGAAAATACATCGGCCATCATTTTCGGCGTTTTCAAAAGTCCTTACACGGGTGATGTGATTCTTTCGCCTTCAACATCCGATATTTACACACTTTTCGTTGATGGAAAAGAAATCGGCACCAGAAAAGGTCCGGACGCAAGACATCCTTCAGAATTTCCTGTAAAAATGGAAAAAGGAAAAGAATATCTGATAGAGTTACGTCACACCCAAAAAGGAAAATATGTAAGCATCACATTTGACGTGTACAGAAAAGACCCTGTCAATTTCGCTGCGGTTAGGGAAAAAGTGAAAGATGCGGATGTCATTATCTTTGCGGGCGGACTTTCTCCAAGTCTGGAAGGTGAAGAAATGATGGTGAATGCAGAAGGTTTCAAAGGTGGCGATAAAACTTCCATCGATCTACCGAAAGTTCAGCGCGAATTGCTGGCTGAATTAAGAAAGACAGGGAAACCAGTCGTTTTTGTCCTTTGTACCGGAAGTTCACTCGGTTTAGCGCAGGATGAAAAAAATTATGATGCGTTGATTACGGCTTGGTATGGCGGACAATCCGGCGGAACAGCCGTTGCTGATGTTTTGGCGGGGGATTACAATCCGTCCGGAAGATTACCAATTACCTTCTATAAAAATCTGGAACAGCTTGACAATAATTTGTCTAAAACCAGCAAACACCAGGGTTTTGAAAACTACGATATGGTCGGAAGAACCTACCGTTATATGACGGAAAAACCGTTGTACGCTTTCGGTCACGGGTTGAGTTATTCAAAATTTAATTATGGTGATGCTAAACTGAAGAAAAATGCCATCAATGCTAATGAAAATCTGATGATTACAGTTCCTGTTACCAATAATTCGGAAAGAGAGGGTGAGGAAGTGATTGAAGTTTATGTAAAAAGAAATAATGATCCTTTGGCACCAGTAAAGACTTTGAGAGCTTTTGAAAGGGTTTTAATTAAATCTAAGGAAACAAAAAATATCCAGTTAACAATTTCTAAAGATTCATTTAAATTTTATGATGAAAAAGTAGATGATTTAGCTCCGAAAGCAGGAAATTACACGATTTTCTACGGCGGAACTTCCGATGAATCAGGTTTGAAGAGTTTTCAATTGAAAGTAAATTAA